Proteins from one Ficedula albicollis isolate OC2 chromosome 3, FicAlb1.5, whole genome shotgun sequence genomic window:
- the RHOU gene encoding rho-related GTP-binding protein RhoU, whose translation PTEYIPTAFDNFSAVVSVDGKPVRLQLCDTAGQDEFDKLRPLCYTNTDIFLLCFSVVSPSSFQNVSEKWVPEIRCHCPKAPIILVGTQSDLREDVKVLIELDKCKEKPVSEEAAKLCAEEIKAASYIECSALTQKNLKEVFDAAIVAGIQYSDTQQQPKKSKCRTPDKMKNLSKSWWKKYCCFV comes from the exons cccaccgaGTACATCCCCACCGCCTTCGACAACTTCTCCG CTGTAGTGTCTGTCGATGGCAAGCCGGTGAGACTTCAGCTCTGTGACACAGCTGGTCAG GATGAATTCGACAAGCTCCGGCCTCTGTGCTACACCAACACGGACATcttcctgctgtgcttcagcGTGGTGAGCCCGTCGTCCTTCCAGAACGTCAGTGAGAAGTGGGTTCCCGAAATCCGCTGCCACTGCCCCAAGGCGCCCATTATCCTGGTTGGGACACAGTCAGACCTCCGGGAGGATGTCAAAGTCCTCATCGAGCTGGACAAGTGCAAAGAAAAGCCAGTGTCGGAGGAGGCCGCAAagctctgtgctgaggaaaTAAAAGCCGCGTCCTACATCGAGTGCTCCGCTTTGACTCAGAAAAACCTCAAGGAGGTCTTTGATGCAGCTATCGTGGCTGGTATTCAGTACTCGGATACCCAGCAGCAACCAAAGAAATCCAAATGTAGGACTCCAGACAAGATGAAAAACCTCTCCAAATCCTGGTGGAAAAAGTACTGCTGTTTTGTATAG